From one Dama dama isolate Ldn47 chromosome 4, ASM3311817v1, whole genome shotgun sequence genomic stretch:
- the PHLPP2 gene encoding PH domain leucine-rich repeat-containing protein phosphatase 2 isoform X4 — translation MTYRSEMSDKDVEEVKRRQYSLAFSSAGAQAQTYLVSFETLAEYQRWQRQASKVVSQRISTVDLSCHSLEEVPEHLFYSQDITYLNLRHNFMQLERPGGLDTFYKFSQLKGLNLSHNKLGSFPVLLCEIPTLTELNLSCNGFHDLPSQIGSLLNLQTLCLDGNFLTTLPEELGNLQQLSSLGISFNNFSQIPEVYEKLTMLDKVFMAGNRVEVLNLGVLNRMSHVKHVDLRMNHLKTMIIENLEGNKYITHMDLRDNQLTDLDLSSLCNLEQLHCERNQLRELTLSGFSLRTLYANSNRLTTVNVYPVPSLLTSLELSRNLLECVPDWACEAKKIEILDVSYNLLTEVPMRWWCFFVLCPLRILSSLSLRKLMVGHNHVQSLPTLVEHIPLEVLDVQHNLLTRLPDTFFSKALNLRYLNASANSLESLPSACAGEESLSALQLLYLTNNLLTDQCVPVLVGHPHLRILHLANNQLQTFPASKLNKLEQLEELNLSGNKLKTIPTTIANCKRLHTLVAHSNHISIFPEILQLPQIQFVDLSCNDLTEILIPEALPATLQDLDLTGNTNLVLEHKTLDTFSHITTLKIDQKPLPTTDSTVTSTFWSHGLAEMAGQRNKLCVSALAVDNFAEGVGAVYGMFDGDRNEELPRLLQCTMADVLLEEVQQSTNDTVFMANTFLVSHRKLGMAGQKLGSSALLCYIRPDTADPTSSFSLTVANVGTCQAVLCRGGKPVPLSKVFSLEQDPGEAQRVKDQKAIITEDNKVNGVTCCTRLLGCTYLYPWILPKPHISSTPLTIQDELLILGNKALWEHLSYTEAVNAVRHVQDPLAAAKKLCTLAQSYGCQDNVGAMVVYLNIGEEGCTCEMNGLTLPGPMGFASTAIIKDPPKPTTPSSSSGIASEFSSEMSTSEVSSEVGSTASDEHNTVGLDAGLLPRPERRCSLHPAPTSGVFQRQPSCATFSSNQSDNGLDSDDDQPVEGVITNGSKVEVEVDIHCCRGRDLENSPTLPENSPAPCPEDRARGSLFGIRRQNSVNSGILLPVSKDRTELQKSPSTSCLYGKKLSNGSIVPLEDSLNLIEVATEAPKKKTGYFAAPTQLEPEDQFVIPHDLEEEVKEQMKHHQESRHEPEPSEEDRTELSEEFDTAL, via the exons ATGACATACAGAAGTGAGATGTCAGACAAAGAT GTAGAAGAAGTgaagcgacgtcagtactccctCGCATTCAGCTCAGCTGGAGCCCAAGCGCAGACCTATCTTGTCAGCTTTGAGACTTTGGCTGAGTACCAGAGGTGGCAACGGCAAGCTTCCAAG GTGGTGTCCCAGCGCATCAGTACCGTCGACCTCTCGTGTCACAGCCTTGAGGAGGTTCCTGAGCATCTCTTCTACAGTCAAGATATCACCTACCTCAACTTGCGACACAACTTCATGCAGTTAGAAAGACCAGGGGGCCTTGACACTTTCTACAA ATTTTCTCAGCTGAAGGGCCTGAACTTGTCCCATAATAAGCTTGGGTCATTTCCTGTATTGTTATGTGAAATTCCTACCCTCACTGAGCTCAACCTTTCCTGTAATGGATTCCACGACCTGCCGAGTCAGATTGGCAGTCTGCTGAA TCTTCAGACCCTCTGTCTTGATGGCAACTtcctgaccaccttacctgaaGAACTGGGAAATCTGCAACAGCTTTCCTCCCTGGGAATTTCCTTCAACAACTTTAGTCAAATTCCCGAGGTTTATGAGAAACTCACTATGTTAGATAAAGTGTTTATGGCCGGAAACCGAGTGGAAGTGCTAAACCTGGGGGTGCTGAACCGGATGAGCCATGTCAAACATGTGGATTTGAG GATGAACCATCTAAAAACCATGATTATTGAGAATCTGGAGGGAAATAAATACATCACTCACATGGATTTGCGGGACAATCAGCTGACTGACTTAGATCTTAGCTCCTTGTGCAACTTGGAGCAGCTGCATTGTGAGCGGAACCAGCTGAGGGAGCTGACGCTCAGTGGCTTCTCCCTTCGAACTCTCTACGCCAATTCGAACA GATTGACAACAGTGAATGTCTATCCAGTACCCAGTCTGCTCACGTCTCTAGAACTCTCCCG AAACCTGCTAGAGTGTGTCCCTGACTGGGCCTGTGAAGCAAAGAAGATAGAAATATTAGACGTGAGTTATAATCTCCTGACAGAGGTTCCCATGA ggtggtggtgtttcTTTGTGCTCTGTCCCCTTAGAATCCTTAGTAGCTTGAGTCTTAGGAAACTAATGGTGGGACACAATCACGTGCAGAGCCTTCCCACGCTGGTGGAGCACATCCCTCTGGAGGTGTTGGATGTCCAGCATAACCTGCTCACCAGGCTGCCAGATACTTTCTTCTCTAAGGCCTTAAA TCTCAGATACTTGAATGCATCCGCAAATAGTCTGGAGTCTCTGCCATCTGCCTGTGCTGGGGAGGAGAGTCTGAGTGCGCTACAGCTGCTCTACCTGACCAACAACCTCCTGACGGACCAGTGTGTGCCCGTCCTGGTGGGGCATCCGCACCTGCGCATCCTGCATCTTGCAAACAACCAGCTGCAGACGTTTCCTGCAAG cAAACTAAATAAATTGGAGCAGTTGGAGGAATTGAACCTAAGTGGTAACAAGCTTAAAACCATCCCCACGACCATTGCGAACTGCAAAAGGCTGCACACTCTGGTGGCCCACTCCAACCACATCAGTATTTTTCCAGAAATATTGCAGTTGCCTCAGATCCAG TTTGTAGACCTAAGTTGCAATGACTTGACCGAAATCCTGATTCCAGAGGCTCTCCCTGCTACTTTACAAGACCTGGACCTGACTGGAAATACAAATCTGGTTCTGGAACACAAGACACTGGACACATTTAG CCACATCACCACCCTGAAAATTGATCAAAAACCTTTGCCAACAACTGATTCTACAGTTACATCAACCTTCTGGAGCCATGGACTGGCTGAGATGGCAGGGCAGAGAAACAA GTTATGTGTATCTGCTCTAGCTGTGGATAACTTTGCAGAGGGGGTGGGAGCTGTGTATGGCATGTTTGATGGTGACCGGAACGAGGAGCTCCCTCGCCTCCTCCAGTGTACCATGGCGGATGTGCTTTTGGAAGAGGTGCAGCAGTCAACAAATGACACAGTTTTCATGGCTAACACCTTCTTGGTATCTCACAG GAAATTAGGAATGGCTGGCCAGAAACTAGGCTCTTCGGCTCTCCTTTGTTATATTCGTCCTGACACTGCCGATCCAACGAGTAGCTTTAGTTTGACTGTGGCTAATGTTGGCACATGCCAAGCAGTCCTGTGTCGAGGTGGGAAGCCAGTGCCACTCTCTAAAGTCTTCAGCCTGGAACAGGACCCAGGGGAGGCTCAGAGGGTGAAGGACCAAAAAGCCATCATAACAGAG GACAACAAAGTGAATGGGGTGACTTGCTGTACCCGGCTGCTGGGCTGTACATACCTCTACCCTTGGATCCTCCCCAAGCCCCACATATCTTCCACTCCACTCACCATTCAGGATGAGCTGCTGATTCTGGGAAACAAAGCATTGTGGGAACACTTGTCATATACAGAAGCGGTCAACGCAGTACGCCATGTGCAAGACCCATTAGCAGCTGCCAAGAAGCTGTGCACATTAGCCCAGAGCTATGGTTGTCAGGACAATGTGGGGGCAATGGTGGTTTATTTGAACATTGGTGAGGAAGGCTGTACTTGTGAAATGAATGGGCTCACGCTGCCAGGTCCTATGGGATTTGCTTCAACCGCCATCATCAAGGACCCGCCCAAGCCGACCACTCCTTCCTCTAGCAGTGGTATTGCCTCTGAGTTCAGTAGCGAGATGTCCACTTCAGAGGTGAGCAGCGAGGTGGGGTCCACCGCTTCTGATGAACATAACACTGTTGGCCTGGATGCTGGCTTACTTCCGAGGCCAGAGAGGCGCTGCAGTCTCCACCCAGCACCTACCTCGGGGGTGTTCCAGCGCCAGCCCTCTTGTGCGACTTTCTCAAGTAACCAGTCTGACAATGGCCTGGACAGTGATGATGACCAGCCGGTAGAAGGGGTCATAACAAACGGCAGCAAGGTGGAAGTAGAAGTAGATATCCACTGCTGTCGGGGGAGGGATCTTGAGAACTCACCCACCCTTCCAGAGAATTCTCCTGCCCCATGCCCCGAGGACCGTGCTAGAGGATCGTTATTTGGGATCCGAAGACAGAACAGTGTGAACAGTGGCATCCTCCTGCCAGTGAGCAAAGACCGGACGGAGTTACAGAAGTCTCCCtccacttcctgtctctatggAAAGAAGCTCTCCAATGGCTCTATCGTACCCCTGGAAGACAGCCTGAACCTCATCGAGGTGGCCACCGAAGCACCCAAGAAGAAGACCGGCTATTTTGCTGCCCCCACTCAGCTGGAGCCAGAGGACCAGTTTGTCATACCTCATGACCTAGAAGAAGAAGTGAAGGAACAAATGAAACACCATCAGGAAAGCAGGCACGAGCCTGAGCCCAGTGAAGAGGATCGGACCGAGCTCTCGGAGGAGTTTGACACGGCGCTGTAG
- the PHLPP2 gene encoding PH domain leucine-rich repeat-containing protein phosphatase 2 isoform X3: MGEVEPGPAGPLEPPEPPEAPASRRPGGIRVLKRNMKRNGSRNCLNRRSRFGSRERDWLREDVKRGCVYLYGADTSTATTTTASSAASSSSDLHLVLCTVETPASEICAGEGRESLYLQLHGDLVRRLEPTERPLQIVYDYLSRLGFDDPARIQEEAANPDLGCMLRFYGEKPCQMDHLDRILLSGIYNVRKGKTQLHKWAERLVVLCGTCLIVSSVKDCQTGKMHILPLVGGKVEEVKRRQYSLAFSSAGAQAQTYLVSFETLAEYQRWQRQASKVVSQRISTVDLSCHSLEEVPEHLFYSQDITYLNLRHNFMQLERPGGLDTFYKFSQLKGLNLSHNKLGSFPVLLCEIPTLTELNLSCNGFHDLPSQIGSLLNLQTLCLDGNFLTTLPEELGNLQQLSSLGISFNNFSQIPEVYEKLTMLDKVFMAGNRVEVLNLGVLNRMSHVKHVDLRMNHLKTMIIENLEGNKYITHMDLRDNQLTDLDLSSLCNLEQLHCERNQLRELTLSGFSLRTLYANSNRLTTVNVYPVPSLLTSLELSRNLLECVPDWACEAKKIEILDSLPTLVEHIPLEVLDVQHNLLTRLPDTFFSKALNLRYLNASANSLESLPSACAGEESLSALQLLYLTNNLLTDQCVPVLVGHPHLRILHLANNQLQTFPASKLNKLEQLEELNLSGNKLKTIPTTIANCKRLHTLVAHSNHISIFPEILQLPQIQFVDLSCNDLTEILIPEALPATLQDLDLTGNTNLVLEHKTLDTFSHITTLKIDQKPLPTTDSTVTSTFWSHGLAEMAGQRNKLCVSALAVDNFAEGVGAVYGMFDGDRNEELPRLLQCTMADVLLEEVQQSTNDTVFMANTFLVSHRKLGMAGQKLGSSALLCYIRPDTADPTSSFSLTVANVGTCQAVLCRGGKPVPLSKVFSLEQDPGEAQRVKDQKAIITEDNKVNGVTCCTRLLGCTYLYPWILPKPHISSTPLTIQDELLILGNKALWEHLSYTEAVNAVRHVQDPLAAAKKLCTLAQSYGCQDNVGAMVVYLNIGEEGCTCEMNGLTLPGPMGFASTAIIKDPPKPTTPSSSSGIASEFSSEMSTSEVSSEVGSTASDEHNTVGLDAGLLPRPERRCSLHPAPTSGVFQRQPSCATFSSNQSDNGLDSDDDQPVEGVITNGSKVEVEVDIHCCRGRDLENSPTLPENSPAPCPEDRARGSLFGIRRQNSVNSGILLPVSKDRTELQKSPSTSCLYGKKLSNGSIVPLEDSLNLIEVATEAPKKKTGYFAAPTQLEPEDQFVIPHDLEEEVKEQMKHHQESRHEPEPSEEDRTELSEEFDTAL; the protein is encoded by the exons GAGACTGGAACCGACCGAACGACCTCTTCAGATTGTTTATGATTACTTATCCAGACTGGGGTTTGATGACCCTGCACGAATACAAGAGGAGGCAGCAAATCCTGACCTTGGCTGTATGCTCCGATTTTATGGTG aaaaaccATGCCAGATGGATCATCTGGATCGAATCCTTCTGTCTGGCATCTATAATGTACGCAAGGGAAAGACCCAGCTGCATAAGTGGGCTGAACGCCTGGTTGTTCTCTGTGGCACCTGCCTCATCGTGTCCTCAGTGAAGGATTGTCAGACTGGGAAGATGCACATATTGCCTCTGGTTGGGGGAAAG GTAGAAGAAGTgaagcgacgtcagtactccctCGCATTCAGCTCAGCTGGAGCCCAAGCGCAGACCTATCTTGTCAGCTTTGAGACTTTGGCTGAGTACCAGAGGTGGCAACGGCAAGCTTCCAAG GTGGTGTCCCAGCGCATCAGTACCGTCGACCTCTCGTGTCACAGCCTTGAGGAGGTTCCTGAGCATCTCTTCTACAGTCAAGATATCACCTACCTCAACTTGCGACACAACTTCATGCAGTTAGAAAGACCAGGGGGCCTTGACACTTTCTACAA ATTTTCTCAGCTGAAGGGCCTGAACTTGTCCCATAATAAGCTTGGGTCATTTCCTGTATTGTTATGTGAAATTCCTACCCTCACTGAGCTCAACCTTTCCTGTAATGGATTCCACGACCTGCCGAGTCAGATTGGCAGTCTGCTGAA TCTTCAGACCCTCTGTCTTGATGGCAACTtcctgaccaccttacctgaaGAACTGGGAAATCTGCAACAGCTTTCCTCCCTGGGAATTTCCTTCAACAACTTTAGTCAAATTCCCGAGGTTTATGAGAAACTCACTATGTTAGATAAAGTGTTTATGGCCGGAAACCGAGTGGAAGTGCTAAACCTGGGGGTGCTGAACCGGATGAGCCATGTCAAACATGTGGATTTGAG GATGAACCATCTAAAAACCATGATTATTGAGAATCTGGAGGGAAATAAATACATCACTCACATGGATTTGCGGGACAATCAGCTGACTGACTTAGATCTTAGCTCCTTGTGCAACTTGGAGCAGCTGCATTGTGAGCGGAACCAGCTGAGGGAGCTGACGCTCAGTGGCTTCTCCCTTCGAACTCTCTACGCCAATTCGAACA GATTGACAACAGTGAATGTCTATCCAGTACCCAGTCTGCTCACGTCTCTAGAACTCTCCCG AAACCTGCTAGAGTGTGTCCCTGACTGGGCCTGTGAAGCAAAGAAGATAGAAATATTAGAC AGCCTTCCCACGCTGGTGGAGCACATCCCTCTGGAGGTGTTGGATGTCCAGCATAACCTGCTCACCAGGCTGCCAGATACTTTCTTCTCTAAGGCCTTAAA TCTCAGATACTTGAATGCATCCGCAAATAGTCTGGAGTCTCTGCCATCTGCCTGTGCTGGGGAGGAGAGTCTGAGTGCGCTACAGCTGCTCTACCTGACCAACAACCTCCTGACGGACCAGTGTGTGCCCGTCCTGGTGGGGCATCCGCACCTGCGCATCCTGCATCTTGCAAACAACCAGCTGCAGACGTTTCCTGCAAG cAAACTAAATAAATTGGAGCAGTTGGAGGAATTGAACCTAAGTGGTAACAAGCTTAAAACCATCCCCACGACCATTGCGAACTGCAAAAGGCTGCACACTCTGGTGGCCCACTCCAACCACATCAGTATTTTTCCAGAAATATTGCAGTTGCCTCAGATCCAG TTTGTAGACCTAAGTTGCAATGACTTGACCGAAATCCTGATTCCAGAGGCTCTCCCTGCTACTTTACAAGACCTGGACCTGACTGGAAATACAAATCTGGTTCTGGAACACAAGACACTGGACACATTTAG CCACATCACCACCCTGAAAATTGATCAAAAACCTTTGCCAACAACTGATTCTACAGTTACATCAACCTTCTGGAGCCATGGACTGGCTGAGATGGCAGGGCAGAGAAACAA GTTATGTGTATCTGCTCTAGCTGTGGATAACTTTGCAGAGGGGGTGGGAGCTGTGTATGGCATGTTTGATGGTGACCGGAACGAGGAGCTCCCTCGCCTCCTCCAGTGTACCATGGCGGATGTGCTTTTGGAAGAGGTGCAGCAGTCAACAAATGACACAGTTTTCATGGCTAACACCTTCTTGGTATCTCACAG GAAATTAGGAATGGCTGGCCAGAAACTAGGCTCTTCGGCTCTCCTTTGTTATATTCGTCCTGACACTGCCGATCCAACGAGTAGCTTTAGTTTGACTGTGGCTAATGTTGGCACATGCCAAGCAGTCCTGTGTCGAGGTGGGAAGCCAGTGCCACTCTCTAAAGTCTTCAGCCTGGAACAGGACCCAGGGGAGGCTCAGAGGGTGAAGGACCAAAAAGCCATCATAACAGAG GACAACAAAGTGAATGGGGTGACTTGCTGTACCCGGCTGCTGGGCTGTACATACCTCTACCCTTGGATCCTCCCCAAGCCCCACATATCTTCCACTCCACTCACCATTCAGGATGAGCTGCTGATTCTGGGAAACAAAGCATTGTGGGAACACTTGTCATATACAGAAGCGGTCAACGCAGTACGCCATGTGCAAGACCCATTAGCAGCTGCCAAGAAGCTGTGCACATTAGCCCAGAGCTATGGTTGTCAGGACAATGTGGGGGCAATGGTGGTTTATTTGAACATTGGTGAGGAAGGCTGTACTTGTGAAATGAATGGGCTCACGCTGCCAGGTCCTATGGGATTTGCTTCAACCGCCATCATCAAGGACCCGCCCAAGCCGACCACTCCTTCCTCTAGCAGTGGTATTGCCTCTGAGTTCAGTAGCGAGATGTCCACTTCAGAGGTGAGCAGCGAGGTGGGGTCCACCGCTTCTGATGAACATAACACTGTTGGCCTGGATGCTGGCTTACTTCCGAGGCCAGAGAGGCGCTGCAGTCTCCACCCAGCACCTACCTCGGGGGTGTTCCAGCGCCAGCCCTCTTGTGCGACTTTCTCAAGTAACCAGTCTGACAATGGCCTGGACAGTGATGATGACCAGCCGGTAGAAGGGGTCATAACAAACGGCAGCAAGGTGGAAGTAGAAGTAGATATCCACTGCTGTCGGGGGAGGGATCTTGAGAACTCACCCACCCTTCCAGAGAATTCTCCTGCCCCATGCCCCGAGGACCGTGCTAGAGGATCGTTATTTGGGATCCGAAGACAGAACAGTGTGAACAGTGGCATCCTCCTGCCAGTGAGCAAAGACCGGACGGAGTTACAGAAGTCTCCCtccacttcctgtctctatggAAAGAAGCTCTCCAATGGCTCTATCGTACCCCTGGAAGACAGCCTGAACCTCATCGAGGTGGCCACCGAAGCACCCAAGAAGAAGACCGGCTATTTTGCTGCCCCCACTCAGCTGGAGCCAGAGGACCAGTTTGTCATACCTCATGACCTAGAAGAAGAAGTGAAGGAACAAATGAAACACCATCAGGAAAGCAGGCACGAGCCTGAGCCCAGTGAAGAGGATCGGACCGAGCTCTCGGAGGAGTTTGACACGGCGCTGTAG